The Desulfovibrio sp. Fe33 genome includes a window with the following:
- a CDS encoding FAD-dependent oxidoreductase, with amino-acid sequence MALIKKDDHDWFLPEDVRKQLTETLKALRETVSLELFVQPGVNDEFSDYTGKFCADLARLDGRITYARHDLASDRAKALGVTASPTLCVNPDDYHIRFLGAPMGEEGKSFITAVMLVSLRANGLSEASLALLEPLDGERLAQVFVSPSCPYCPGQVMHAIKCAIARPGQIKAECVEMSENPVLTEKYNVGSVPHTIFNQGGHEALGLMPEERFVVELVHLKSAEELLKDGSLPGMEGMQTASGYGTIDPGEVDLVIIGAGPAGLTAGIYAVRAGLKTVVLEKSIVGGQVALTPVVENYPGFTAVPGKQLMDIMGEHARQYVPVHEGEAVESIRVGDPAKDEPITVTTARGVYPAKAVILATGASYRKLGVPGEHAYFGRGVNYCASCDGYLYKGKSVAIIGGGNTALTDALHLKNLGVDVTVIHRRDEFRAQKPLIESVERENIPVLWNTVVEEIKGDGRKASSLKLRNVITRAETELPVDGVFMAIGQKAATELAQAMGVALGENGFVRTGPDMRTNVPRVYAAGDLTGGLQQIVTAIGEGSIAAMSAFEDISHPYWKK; translated from the coding sequence ATGGCCCTCATCAAGAAAGACGATCACGACTGGTTTCTGCCCGAAGACGTCAGAAAGCAACTGACCGAGACCTTGAAGGCCCTCAGGGAAACCGTTTCCCTCGAACTTTTCGTCCAGCCCGGCGTCAACGACGAATTTTCCGACTACACCGGCAAATTCTGCGCCGACTTGGCGCGGCTCGACGGCCGGATAACCTATGCAAGGCACGACCTCGCCTCCGACCGCGCAAAGGCGCTGGGCGTGACCGCCTCGCCCACCCTCTGCGTCAACCCCGACGACTACCACATCCGCTTCCTGGGCGCGCCGATGGGAGAAGAGGGCAAGTCCTTCATCACCGCCGTCATGCTCGTCTCCCTGCGCGCGAACGGCCTGTCCGAAGCGTCCCTGGCCCTCCTTGAGCCGCTGGACGGCGAGCGCCTGGCCCAAGTCTTCGTTTCGCCCTCCTGCCCCTACTGCCCGGGCCAGGTCATGCACGCCATCAAATGCGCCATCGCCCGACCCGGCCAAATCAAGGCCGAGTGCGTGGAAATGAGCGAGAATCCCGTCCTGACCGAAAAATACAATGTCGGATCAGTGCCGCATACCATCTTCAACCAAGGCGGCCACGAGGCCCTCGGCCTCATGCCCGAGGAACGTTTCGTGGTCGAGCTGGTCCACCTCAAGTCCGCCGAAGAGCTGCTCAAGGACGGCAGCCTTCCCGGCATGGAAGGAATGCAAACGGCTTCGGGCTACGGGACTATAGATCCGGGCGAAGTGGACCTGGTCATCATCGGCGCGGGCCCGGCCGGGCTCACCGCGGGCATCTACGCCGTGCGCGCCGGGCTCAAGACCGTGGTCCTCGAAAAGAGCATCGTCGGCGGCCAGGTGGCCCTGACCCCGGTGGTCGAGAACTATCCGGGCTTCACCGCCGTACCCGGCAAGCAGCTCATGGACATCATGGGCGAGCACGCCCGGCAGTATGTCCCCGTGCACGAAGGCGAGGCCGTCGAGTCCATCCGGGTGGGCGACCCGGCCAAAGACGAACCCATCACCGTGACCACAGCCCGGGGCGTATATCCGGCCAAGGCCGTCATCCTGGCCACGGGCGCGAGCTACCGCAAACTCGGGGTGCCCGGCGAGCACGCCTACTTCGGGCGCGGAGTCAACTACTGCGCCTCCTGCGACGGCTACCTCTACAAGGGCAAGTCCGTGGCCATCATCGGCGGCGGCAACACCGCCCTGACCGATGCGCTGCACCTCAAGAACCTCGGTGTGGACGTGACCGTCATCCACCGCCGGGACGAATTCCGCGCCCAGAAGCCCCTCATCGAATCCGTGGAGCGCGAGAACATCCCGGTTCTCTGGAACACCGTTGTCGAGGAAATCAAGGGCGATGGCCGGAAGGCCTCTTCCCTCAAGCTGCGCAACGTCATAACCCGCGCCGAAACCGAACTGCCCGTGGACGGCGTGTTCATGGCCATCGGCCAGAAGGCCGCCACCGAACTGGCGCAGGCCATGGGCGTGGCCCTCGGCGAGAACGGCTTTGTCAGGACCGGGCCGGACATGCGCACCAACGTCCCCCGCGTCTATGCGGCGGGCGACCTCACCGGCGGCCTGCAACAGATCGTCACCGCCATCGGCGAAGGCTCCATCGCCGCCATGTCCGCCTTCGAAGACATCTCGCACCCCTACTGGAAAAAGTAG
- a CDS encoding TRAP transporter substrate-binding protein: protein MKRLLTTFLAAAVFCLVLPAEGRTEVKLTYSNFFPPTNHQSQLAEAWCREVEKRTGGKVVIEYYPGGTLTKAKQCYDGVVEGLSDVGLSCLAYSRGRFPVMAAVDLPLGYTSAAQATATANAVYEKFRPEELADVEPMYFNGHGPGLLFTVNKPVGTLADMRGVKIRATGNSAKLVEALGGTPVAKPMPENYQLLQKGVVDGSMHPIESNKSFKLGEVCKYGTDSFSVAYTTVFFIVMNKGKWAAIDPDSQKIIRKINKEWAAKHAAAWDEADAEGRRFFLDQGGEIVELAPEEAEAWAKAAQPVLDGYLAEANEKGLDGEAILAFTRSTLK, encoded by the coding sequence ATGAAAAGACTTCTGACGACGTTCCTGGCCGCCGCCGTTTTCTGTCTCGTCCTTCCCGCCGAAGGACGGACCGAGGTCAAACTGACCTACTCCAACTTCTTCCCGCCCACCAACCACCAATCGCAACTGGCGGAAGCGTGGTGCCGGGAGGTGGAGAAGCGCACCGGCGGCAAGGTCGTGATCGAGTACTACCCGGGCGGCACCCTGACCAAAGCCAAGCAGTGCTACGACGGCGTGGTGGAAGGTTTGTCCGACGTGGGCCTGTCCTGCCTGGCCTACTCGCGCGGCCGATTTCCGGTCATGGCCGCCGTGGACCTGCCGCTGGGCTACACCAGCGCGGCCCAGGCCACGGCCACGGCCAACGCCGTGTACGAGAAGTTCAGGCCCGAGGAACTGGCCGACGTGGAGCCCATGTATTTCAACGGACACGGGCCGGGGTTGCTGTTCACCGTGAACAAGCCGGTTGGGACTCTGGCCGACATGCGGGGCGTGAAAATCCGCGCGACCGGCAATTCGGCCAAGCTGGTCGAAGCCCTCGGCGGCACGCCGGTCGCCAAACCCATGCCCGAGAACTACCAGCTTCTGCAAAAGGGCGTGGTGGACGGCAGTATGCACCCCATCGAGTCCAACAAATCCTTCAAGCTCGGCGAGGTCTGCAAGTACGGAACCGACTCCTTCTCCGTGGCCTACACCACCGTCTTCTTCATCGTCATGAACAAAGGCAAGTGGGCCGCGATCGACCCCGATTCGCAAAAGATCATTCGAAAAATCAACAAGGAATGGGCGGCCAAACACGCCGCGGCATGGGACGAAGCCGACGCCGAAGGGCGGCGTTTCTTCCTCGACCAGGGCGGCGAGATCGTCGAACTGGCCCCCGAGGAGGCCGAGGCCTGGGCCAAGGCGGCGCAGCCCGTGCTGGACGGCTATCTGGCCGAAGCGAACGAAAAGGGCCTCGACGGTGAGGCCATCCTGGCATTCACCCGGTCCACCCTGAAATAA
- a CDS encoding TetR/AcrR family transcriptional regulator, which yields MATKQQEKSQQTMQELMASAIELFGTKGFANTSVAEITDHAGYAKGSFYRHWNSKDELFLQIVEQKFKQYRATRHDRVQSAADLEEAMNIIWDFLETILSDRNWSAIFLEFTVYSATSEPLRKLMNKSDYRLSNHVFAELMRKHVTSDFPAEKIGALNTALFEGYLIQRALNSEVLSLKDVREAAIALAVKNGTRRD from the coding sequence ATGGCGACCAAGCAGCAGGAAAAATCCCAACAAACCATGCAGGAGCTCATGGCTTCGGCCATCGAATTATTCGGCACCAAAGGGTTCGCCAACACCTCCGTGGCCGAGATCACCGACCATGCGGGGTACGCCAAGGGGAGCTTCTACCGCCACTGGAACTCCAAGGACGAACTCTTCCTCCAGATCGTCGAACAGAAATTCAAGCAGTACCGCGCCACCCGCCACGACCGGGTGCAAAGCGCCGCCGACCTCGAAGAGGCCATGAACATCATCTGGGATTTCCTGGAGACCATCCTGTCCGACCGCAACTGGTCGGCCATCTTCCTGGAGTTCACCGTCTATTCCGCCACGAGCGAACCGCTGCGCAAACTCATGAACAAGTCCGACTACCGCCTGTCCAACCACGTCTTCGCGGAACTGATGCGCAAACACGTGACCAGCGACTTTCCCGCGGAAAAAATAGGCGCGCTCAACACGGCCCTGTTCGAAGGCTACCTCATCCAGCGCGCGCTGAACTCCGAAGTGCTTTCCCTCAAGGACGTCAGAGAAGCGGCCATCGCCCTTGCCGTCAAGAACGGAACCAGGCGGGACTGA
- a CDS encoding multiheme c-type cytochrome: MYRRVTFTLAAMLAVIALTATAAGAQNFPKVRELRMERATPPQGTACIECHKQETPGIFADWAMSRHAAAGITCLDCHQAQPGEQDISVAHEKYYSRGDLPMGEKQYFVPIAAPVTPKDCSRCHPDEAKQYSLSKHANTIEIMWKLDPWLNGGMNSDNERKTGCYYCHGTVLKMKDGKLDPDTWPNVGVGRLNMDGSLGSCTSCHTRHRFSVMEARKPETCGQCHLGPDHPQIEIFNESKHGDIYQAFKHEYNFDSAPGAWTPGVDYRAPTCAACHMSGSGDVATTHDVTERISWETQAPLTVRPSEFKPLPAATDWQVERDKMKNICSQCHGQSWIDDFYTQLDTAVEEYNEVYFKPAKKTLDELYEKGLLDKTKFFDEHLEVEYYELWHHEGRRARMGVAMMAPDYAWWHGFYECKHRYNRFMEEARHLIDTNTKAYRYPDFPNATGDPTRPAQIFGQ; the protein is encoded by the coding sequence ATGTATCGCAGAGTGACGTTCACCCTCGCCGCCATGCTGGCCGTCATCGCCCTGACCGCCACCGCAGCCGGCGCGCAAAATTTCCCCAAAGTCCGCGAACTGCGCATGGAACGGGCCACCCCGCCCCAGGGCACGGCCTGCATCGAATGCCATAAACAGGAGACCCCCGGCATCTTCGCCGACTGGGCCATGAGCCGCCACGCGGCGGCGGGCATCACCTGCCTGGACTGCCACCAGGCCCAGCCCGGCGAGCAGGACATCAGCGTGGCCCATGAGAAATACTACTCCAGGGGCGATCTGCCCATGGGCGAGAAGCAGTACTTCGTGCCCATTGCCGCCCCGGTGACGCCCAAGGACTGTTCCCGCTGCCACCCGGACGAGGCCAAGCAATACTCCCTGAGCAAGCACGCCAATACCATCGAGATCATGTGGAAGCTCGACCCGTGGCTCAACGGCGGCATGAACTCCGACAACGAGCGCAAGACCGGCTGCTACTACTGTCACGGCACGGTGCTCAAGATGAAGGACGGCAAGCTTGATCCCGACACCTGGCCCAATGTGGGCGTGGGCCGCCTGAACATGGACGGCTCCCTCGGTTCCTGCACGAGCTGCCACACCCGCCACCGCTTCTCGGTCATGGAAGCGCGCAAGCCCGAGACCTGCGGCCAGTGCCACCTCGGTCCCGACCACCCGCAGATCGAGATCTTCAACGAATCCAAGCACGGCGACATCTACCAGGCGTTCAAGCACGAATACAACTTCGACTCCGCTCCCGGCGCCTGGACTCCCGGCGTGGATTACCGCGCCCCCACCTGCGCCGCCTGCCACATGTCCGGCTCCGGCGACGTGGCCACGACCCATGACGTGACCGAACGGATTTCCTGGGAAACCCAGGCCCCGCTGACGGTCCGCCCGTCCGAGTTCAAGCCGCTTCCGGCAGCCACCGACTGGCAGGTCGAACGCGACAAGATGAAGAACATTTGCAGCCAGTGCCATGGACAGTCCTGGATCGACGACTTCTACACCCAGCTCGACACCGCGGTGGAGGAGTACAACGAGGTCTACTTCAAACCCGCCAAGAAGACCTTGGACGAACTCTATGAGAAGGGGTTGCTCGACAAGACCAAGTTCTTCGACGAGCACCTTGAAGTGGAATACTACGAGCTGTGGCACCACGAAGGCCGCCGAGCCCGCATGGGCGTGGCCATGATGGCCCCGGACTACGCATGGTGGCACGGATTCTACGAGTGCAAGCACCGCTACAACCGGTTCATGGAGGAGGCCCGCCACCTCATCGACACCAACACCAAGGCTTACAGGTATCCCGACTTCCCGAACGCCACCGGCGATCCCACTCGCCCGGCGCAGATATTCGGCCAATAA
- a CDS encoding NapC/NirT family cytochrome c, translating into MERKTKSILLVLFGILIAFPLFSMTYYTMVRTSTPEFCGSCHEIRPAVMAWKSSTHVNNAQGFVADCMDCHLPAPHDTVDFFFTKTMHGAKDVLAHFTGGAETYDRAVMRERIWATMKNDQCMKCHRNILHMPGKRGAMLAHRKVLYAGNGVEYRCTDCHRDLVHNDRQFFEYKQFSAPYRASGLSNLGI; encoded by the coding sequence ATGGAACGAAAAACAAAATCGATCCTGTTGGTTCTTTTCGGCATCCTGATCGCCTTTCCGCTCTTCAGCATGACCTATTACACCATGGTCAGGACTTCGACCCCGGAGTTCTGCGGAAGCTGCCATGAAATCCGCCCGGCCGTCATGGCTTGGAAGAGTTCGACGCACGTCAACAACGCCCAGGGGTTCGTGGCCGACTGCATGGACTGCCACCTGCCCGCTCCGCACGACACCGTTGACTTCTTCTTCACCAAGACCATGCACGGCGCCAAGGATGTGCTCGCCCACTTCACCGGCGGCGCCGAGACGTATGACAGGGCGGTCATGCGCGAGCGGATATGGGCCACCATGAAGAACGACCAGTGCATGAAGTGCCACCGAAACATCCTGCACATGCCGGGCAAGCGCGGGGCCATGCTGGCCCACCGCAAGGTGCTCTATGCGGGAAACGGCGTGGAATACCGCTGCACGGACTGTCACCGGGACCTGGTCCACAACGACAGGCAGTTCTTCGAGTACAAGCAGTTCAGCGCTCCCTACCGGGCCAGCGGACTGTCCAATCTGGGTATCTAG
- a CDS encoding diguanylate cyclase, which yields MDEASLRKQLQEARQRIEELEEALEKTVEATCEDRYRQVFENAPGGMAIITEDGRILLANSEAKHFLGLPKNSTEHNVEKFYVDVNDRKRLLALLTRDRHIRNFPVPMRRRDGTVMWANMSARTIDYGAEQANLVSFTDITEHREALRRLELDEIRFEKLYALSEMTQRSESDILDFALNSITEVTGSAFGYIYLLDKTETELTLHAWSGHAMEQCEVATAPKTCHVEDGGLWVEPIRLRKAILVNDYPNSPCRRGLPEGHVPIRNHLGIPVFDEDHIVFLAGVSNKSGDYTEDDVRHLDLIMKGTWRIIQRRRSRAELKEARAELEETVRRRTDRLQQVNRELAGLNLELMEKDREREHARMELMRYQRIIETTPDLISLIDNKYRYIIVNQAYTRIFGIPREAIVGQPLGILFGAEAFEQQFRPAIDRALKGETLIEATWLRLPDKGERFMSITYQPVRVEGDSTEYVSFEARDMTDLKRSEEDLKAIAERLDLATDAAHLGIWEWDLRTDDLLWDHKMFDLYQVPPMPSSELFHFWRSCLHPDDLAATEQQMARSIETKEPLYLEFRIIRPDGETRHMRLEGLVQVDEKGMPIRLIGISMDVTEQRNMEDELRTLASTDPLTGASNRRQFMSRLGEEFDRCKRYNTSLVLLSLDIDHFKRINDTYGHPSGDDVLKELVGLCMSTLRTTDLFGRVGGEEFQAALTQTRIGAGQNTAERLRRRVERCKVDTHGQIITFTISIGVTALRPEDESIEELLKRADEALYQAKRTGRNRIVIL from the coding sequence ATGGACGAAGCATCCCTACGCAAGCAGCTTCAGGAAGCGCGGCAACGCATCGAGGAACTCGAAGAAGCCCTTGAGAAAACCGTCGAGGCTACCTGCGAAGACCGCTACCGCCAGGTTTTCGAAAACGCCCCCGGCGGCATGGCCATCATCACCGAAGATGGACGCATCCTCCTGGCCAACTCCGAGGCCAAACATTTTCTCGGCCTGCCCAAGAACAGCACGGAGCACAACGTCGAAAAATTCTATGTCGACGTGAATGACCGCAAACGGCTCCTGGCTCTCCTGACGAGGGACCGGCACATCCGCAATTTCCCTGTGCCCATGCGCCGCCGCGACGGCACAGTAATGTGGGCCAACATGTCCGCGCGGACCATCGACTACGGCGCGGAACAGGCCAACCTCGTTTCCTTCACCGACATCACCGAACACCGCGAGGCCCTGCGGCGGCTGGAACTGGACGAAATCCGCTTCGAAAAGCTCTACGCTCTCTCCGAGATGACCCAACGCTCCGAAAGCGACATCCTCGACTTCGCCCTGAACTCCATCACCGAAGTGACGGGCAGCGCCTTCGGCTACATCTACCTGCTCGACAAGACCGAAACCGAACTGACGCTCCACGCCTGGTCCGGACACGCCATGGAGCAATGCGAAGTCGCGACCGCCCCCAAGACCTGCCACGTCGAGGACGGGGGGCTTTGGGTCGAACCCATCCGGCTCCGCAAGGCGATCCTGGTCAACGACTACCCGAACTCCCCGTGCAGGCGGGGGCTTCCCGAAGGACACGTCCCCATCAGGAACCACCTGGGGATTCCCGTGTTCGACGAAGACCACATCGTCTTCCTTGCCGGGGTAAGCAACAAATCCGGGGACTACACCGAGGACGACGTCCGCCATCTGGATTTGATAATGAAGGGCACCTGGCGCATCATCCAGCGGCGGCGGTCCCGGGCGGAGCTGAAGGAGGCCCGCGCCGAGCTGGAGGAAACGGTCCGCAGACGTACGGACAGGCTCCAGCAGGTCAACCGGGAACTGGCCGGACTGAACCTGGAGCTGATGGAAAAGGACCGGGAGCGCGAACACGCCCGCATGGAGCTGATGCGCTACCAGAGGATCATCGAGACCACCCCTGACCTTATTTCCCTCATCGACAACAAATACCGCTACATCATCGTCAACCAGGCATACACCCGAATTTTCGGAATCCCGCGGGAAGCCATAGTGGGCCAGCCTCTCGGCATCCTCTTCGGCGCGGAGGCCTTCGAGCAACAGTTCCGGCCCGCCATCGACAGGGCCCTGAAAGGCGAAACCCTGATCGAGGCCACCTGGCTCCGCCTCCCGGACAAGGGCGAGCGGTTCATGTCCATCACCTACCAACCGGTCCGGGTCGAAGGCGATTCCACGGAATACGTCTCCTTCGAAGCGCGGGACATGACCGACCTCAAGCGAAGCGAGGAAGATCTCAAGGCCATCGCCGAACGCCTCGACCTGGCCACCGACGCAGCCCACCTGGGCATATGGGAATGGGACCTGCGCACCGACGACCTGCTCTGGGACCACAAGATGTTCGACCTCTACCAGGTGCCACCCATGCCGTCCTCCGAGCTGTTCCATTTCTGGCGAAGCTGCCTCCACCCCGACGACCTCGCCGCCACGGAACAACAGATGGCGCGATCCATTGAGACCAAGGAACCCCTTTACCTGGAATTCCGGATCATCCGCCCGGACGGCGAGACCCGGCACATGCGCCTGGAAGGACTGGTCCAGGTCGATGAAAAGGGAATGCCCATCCGGCTCATCGGCATCAGCATGGACGTCACCGAACAGCGCAACATGGAAGACGAGCTGCGCACCCTGGCCTCCACCGATCCCCTGACCGGCGCGAGCAACCGCCGCCAGTTCATGTCCAGGCTGGGCGAGGAATTCGACCGGTGCAAGCGGTACAACACTTCGCTGGTCCTCCTCTCCCTGGACATCGACCATTTCAAGCGCATCAACGACACCTACGGCCACCCCTCGGGGGACGACGTGCTCAAGGAGCTGGTCGGCCTGTGCATGTCCACCCTGCGCACCACCGACCTCTTCGGCCGCGTGGGTGGCGAGGAGTTCCAGGCCGCCCTTACCCAGACCCGCATCGGCGCGGGCCAGAACACCGCCGAACGCCTGCGCCGCCGCGTGGAGCGATGCAAGGTCGATACCCACGGCCAGATCATCACCTTCACCATCAGCATCGGCGTAACCGCCCTGCGCCCCGAGGACGAGTCCATCGAGGAGCTGCTCAAACGGGCGGACGAAGCCCTCTACCAGGCCAAGCGAACCGGCAGAAACCGAATAGTGATCCTTTGA
- a CDS encoding TRAP transporter substrate-binding protein has translation MRKTLLILTALALISAGLASPARAESVRLTYSSFFPPTHVQSKLAEQWCSEVELRTNKAVIVDFYPGGTLSPAKQCYDGVVEGISDIGMSALAYSRGRFPVMAAVDLPMGYENGVQATAVANAVYGKFSPAEFDDVEPMYFHAHGPGLLFTTEKPVRTLADLAGLKIRSTGNSAKLIEALGGTPVAQPMPAAYQSLQKGVVDGSVHPMESNKGWKLGEVVRHCTMSVPVGYTTTFFVVMNKSRWNEISPENRAIIEQINKEWSVKHGRAWDESDAEGKEFLASKGGEFIELEPAEAERWVKAAQPVLNGYADGEGQAVNGRAVVDFIKEEMAKRP, from the coding sequence ATGCGTAAGACCCTCCTGATCCTGACGGCCCTGGCCCTGATCTCGGCCGGCCTGGCCTCCCCCGCCCGCGCCGAGTCGGTGCGCCTGACCTATTCGAGCTTTTTCCCGCCCACCCACGTCCAGTCCAAACTGGCCGAGCAGTGGTGCAGCGAAGTTGAGCTCCGCACCAACAAGGCGGTTATCGTCGACTTCTATCCCGGCGGCACCCTGAGCCCGGCCAAGCAATGCTACGACGGCGTGGTCGAGGGCATCTCCGACATCGGCATGTCCGCGCTCGCGTACTCGCGCGGCCGCTTCCCGGTCATGGCCGCCGTGGACCTGCCCATGGGTTACGAGAACGGCGTCCAGGCCACGGCCGTGGCCAACGCCGTGTACGGCAAATTCTCGCCCGCCGAGTTCGACGACGTGGAGCCCATGTACTTCCACGCCCACGGTCCCGGTCTGCTCTTCACCACCGAAAAGCCGGTCCGCACCCTGGCCGACCTGGCGGGGCTCAAAATCCGCTCCACCGGCAACTCCGCCAAACTCATCGAGGCTCTGGGCGGCACCCCCGTGGCCCAGCCCATGCCCGCCGCCTACCAGTCCCTGCAAAAAGGCGTGGTGGACGGCTCGGTCCACCCCATGGAGTCCAACAAAGGCTGGAAACTCGGCGAGGTGGTCCGCCACTGCACCATGTCCGTGCCCGTCGGCTACACCACCACCTTTTTCGTGGTCATGAACAAATCCAGATGGAATGAGATATCTCCCGAGAACCGCGCGATCATCGAGCAGATCAACAAGGAATGGTCGGTCAAGCACGGCCGGGCATGGGACGAATCCGACGCCGAGGGCAAGGAATTCCTGGCATCCAAGGGCGGTGAATTCATCGAGCTCGAACCCGCCGAAGCCGAACGCTGGGTCAAGGCCGCGCAGCCCGTGCTGAACGGCTATGCCGACGGCGAGGGCCAGGCGGTGAACGGCCGGGCGGTGGTGGACTTCATCAAGGAAGAAATGGCGAAACGTCCGTAG